TTAGCACATGCATTGTTTCTAAGCTTTTTacataaatatgttttaaacataaTGAGACAATATTAATTGTTTTCCTAATTTAATTCGTTGGATATGTAAATGACCTGTGAACCCTTGTACGTAGTTTTCTATATAAATAGATGGTAAATGCCATCTAAAACTAGTCACAGAAGAATTTAAGAGATCGAGTGAATACAGTGTGTATTTCCTAGTGTCCGGTGATCAGGGGAGTTGCAGATATGGAACTTATAAACAAGATGGGCTTGCTTTTTGGGTTCGTAGGGATTTTGTTTTTGGATGGGATGCTGCTTTGTACGGCCAAAAACATCCACCACTACAGCTTTATTGTAAGTTTCTGCTATATTCATCTCATGCTTGTAATTCAGGCGTCAATGGATCACGAGCTTATTCTCGATCATGGCTTGCTTTAACTATAGAAAATGCATCAGTTCATCAAAACTAAGTAATTTTCGAGAaaaatatgtatgcatgtagcAGGTACAGTAAGTTCATTGTCTCTGTTTCCACTACTTTAGTAGAGCATTCTCCTCCAGAAATGTTCATATGGAAGAGAGCTTGATGAAGAAACTGGGTGTAATATGTGTGTGTTTTGTGGTTGTAGCTGAAGGAGACGAACTTTACAAGGCTGTGTACAACAAAGAGCATGTTCACTGTCAATGGCCAATGGCCTGGCCCGACTATTCATGTTCGCAAAGGCGATACGGCATTTGTAAACGTTCACAACAACGGAAAGTATGGGGTCACTATTCACTGGTAATCTCTCTCTATCTAGCTGGCTCGCTAGCTGTAAACTTAGCGTCTGAGAAAAGGAATCATGCTGTCTGAGAAAAGCAATCATGgagaagttttctcttttcactctcatgtGCGTAATTCTAAGTTCTAGCTATTAAAATAGATGGAAATTGGGTGTTGTGGCATAATGTAGACCGTGATCAGTCATAAACGAAGATTCCATGTTTAAGATTCTTAAACTTTTTAAATTAggatttgatatatatatatataatatatatatttatatttatatatcgtTTGTGGGAGTActaactatttatatatatatatatatatatatatgaggaatgatatttataattatgatcgtATAAATATTGTgcagtctttttaaaaaaaaagtgaattaaaacaagatttatatgaaaaaacttattttttaataatagactatattctttttcaaaataattacgtattatatataatattattcatacacatattatatatatatatatatatgtgtgtgtgtgtggggggtATGTGTTCGttcttagaaaataaaaataaaaataaagttcaaATTAATCATGCAATACTGATGGGAAAGCTTGGACCAAGTACGCGTCTTAATTAATTTACGCCGGATTGAAAACAAATTAGCAGGTGAGAAAACTTCGGCATAATTAACTACGCGTCCTAATCATCCCATTAATTAGGAAACTTCAATAATTGTACACCAGATCAATCAGCAGTGTTTGTAGGGAACTGACATACTTTGTCTTTTTATATGTAGGCACGGGGTAAAGCAACCACGGAATCCATGGTCGGATGGCCCAGAGAATATCACACAGTGTCCTATTAAACCAGGAACAAACTTCACATATGAAGTTATATTTTCAGATGAAGTGGGAACTCTTTGGTGGCATGCCCACAGTGGTTGGTCGCGAGCCACCATCCACGGTGCCATTGTCATCTTACCTGAGAACGAAACCGCTTATCCATTTCCCACGCCCGATGCAGAACAAGTGCTTTTATTTGGTACATATATACaagttaattaattagtagTTAATGAAGGCTTAGTTTGGTTGGTAGACTAAtacagtttttttaaatttttatataaaatataataaataatttaacttttttaaattttaaaaaaataatattataaaaataatattctagtaATATCTCATCTCTTTGGTCTCATTTAGGTAACCAAATAGGGCCGAACATTTAATATatactcacacacacacacacatatatatatatatatcagtgtTTTCCCCATATGATCAATATCCCATTGCAAAAATTCCAAATTTAGCATCTAATATAACTAATTGATCTAATTCATTGTTATTATACTGCAGCGGAATGGTACAATGTAGATGTCAAGGAAATAATTGATAATGCTACAGCAACAGGAGCTGATCCACGGATATCAGATGCCTATGCCATCAATGGTCAGCCAGGATTTCCAAATAATTGCTCTAATGGTACGAATTTTACTAGCCAAAAGTATTGTAAAAAATTGTCAGCatgctttttatttattggcaAAGCAGAACTtgagaagaattcaattattaaTTTTGCATCTAATACATATCATATTTCACGTTGCACAGAAACAACATATCGTTTCCCAGTCCAATATGGAAAGACATATATTCTTCGTGTTGTTCATGCTGGAATGAATGAAGAATTGTTCTTTGGAATAGCAAAACACAACCTCACAGTTGTTGCCCGAGACGGTGCATACCTAAAGCCCATAACCACCGATTATGTCGTCATCACGCCAGGGCAAACAATGGACATCTTGCTGACAGCAGACCAAGATCCCAACTACTATTACATGGCTGCAACACCTTTCGTTGATGCTGTTGTTCCATACGATAGTTCCAACACTTCGGCGATTCTGCAGTATGCGGGAAATTATACtcctccatcctctcctccaTATCCTTCCCTTCCTAATGTCACTGACAGGGCTGCTGCAGACAACTTCACAACTCGCATAAGGGCCTTGGCAAGTATTGAGCACCCCATCAATGTCCCTACAAAAATTGACACGAAAATGTTGATTACAGTTTCtataaatgagatattttgcGCTAATGAATCGTGTGGAGGTCCAAATGGTAATAGGCTGTCTGCAAGCTTAAACAACATCAGTTTCGTGACTCCAGCGATTGACATCTTGCAAGCGTATTACAGGTAACATTGCCGCCctgtctttttatattttattttatttatatatgtgtatacatatatatatatatatatatatatataatttttgtttggaataGGGAAGTCTTATACGTTAACTTGAGATTTTTGCGATATAGTACAACATCAaccatataataaatatagttttcagaattttaatttaaacttttgacATGTATGTGAGGCACCTATTTATAAAAGCTTATAGATATCAATATATGATCATAGCATTACTCAAATAGAATGACCCAACATTTAAAACCGAAGTTTATCCATGCAGAAACTTGACGAACGTGTTCAAAGAAGATTTCCCCGGTATGCCCCTCTATGTTTATAACTTCACAGGAGATGTGGGAAACAACACATTATATCCAACCCTAGGGACAAATATTACGATAATGGAATATGGGACGGCAGTGGAAATAGTGTTCCAAGGGACTAATGTTCAGACTGCAGAGAGTCATCCGATGCATCTGCATGGTTTTAGTTTCTATTTGGTAGGGACGGGCTCTGGCAATTTCAATGAGACCACTTCTCCTGAAACATATAATTTGGTGGATCCACCTGAAGTTAACACCATTAGTGTTCCTAAGAATGGATGGGCTACAGTTAGATTCATTGCGAATAATCCTGGTACGACTTCTCTAGATCTCTcagtttttatatttctttcgaCGATCGatgcaatttttaattttcttgaccctttttaaatacaaatacaattatatatacaacCATTAATCTTGACATATATAAGGATGCTTTTGATCAGGGGCTTGGTTTATGCATTGTCATTTCGAACGACATGCTTCTTGGGGTATGGACACTGTTATCATTGTGAAGAATGGACCCACAAACGAAACAAGCGTCCTCCCAATACTCCCAGCAAATTTGCCTATTTGTTCTTAGTTTTTCAAGTATAATGCGTGCTTCAAGAATGAGACTTGATTTGCCTACGGAATCAGTTCATGGATTGAAGGCATGGGACATGATTTGCATATGTGGAAATTTAAATTTGTgtgtaaaataatttgattccAATCAAAGGCCATTTCAAGTTAAGGTGTGATTTGACTTCAATTGGCTTAAATAGGATGCGAATTATTATTGACACTCGCCTTGATCCCTCACAATGTGCAAATTTGGTCTtgatttctttataaataaataaaaaagtgttttaaaaagTGTGTAAATATTAGCCATACAAGTTTAACATGTACACCATGAGCATAGATTATGTTGAACAATATacagagaaattaaaaaaattaaaattaatgcgAAACAATTCATTATCAATCACAATCTCAGTCATCTAAATCATCTAACACGTCTGTTGAAGTAATGCGAAATATAGCttttaacatataaaatatggTTCGCCATTAAAACCAACAAATCAGAAATTACACTTGAGTTTTTATTCTTAAAATCTAGTTCAGACATTTTACAGAACACCTTATGTGTACTTATGATCTTGAGAAACTACTGCAAACTAATTTTAATAAAGACACTACCAATTTTAACGAAAAACTGAGGAAGAAAATACCTATCAATCCTATTCCTAAAAAAGCAAGTGCAATACAGATTAAGATTTAAATTTCAACCCATTGTATAGAGCATATAAATCTACAATTCTGTTTGTTGTTGTCTTATTTATATAAGTCGGTGTCTAGTTTTGTCATATTATAATGATTGTGTGTTTATcgtgaaattatatatatgctttctttctttggcactataagaaaaatggtcTTTTGCGATTAATTTATAACTACGAAAAAATTATTAACAACTAATTTTAgttgttaatagtcttttcgtagttataaattaatcgcaaaaaaccatttttttttatagtgtgGATTCTCAAACTATTTGGAGAAAAGTATGCtatttcatttccatttttgtAACGACAGTGCTTCTGGCACATGTGGCCAGGCCTTTGTCTCTTCTAGAGGCCCTTTACTTTGGGATATTGCTACAGGAACCAATGTTCATACCTACAAATTCAACCAATCAGTCCGGccatttcaaacatttttattttattttttttacttttcttttattcatttttttaacatctttaaatatttttattttttataaaaaaataaataaacttaattATATTCActtttaatcactaagaaaaaaattaaacaaaaaaaaaaaacaaaatgggtCAACTGTCGGGATACTATTGGTTCACTAAGTATTATCCTTACTTTGATTCGATTCGCAATTAATTTTGTCGTCAGAAACTCGTTCTTCATCAAAAACTCGTTAATAGGCTTTTGTAACCAATTTATAgcctacaagaaaaataggctTTTGTAACCAATTTATagtaacgaaaagactattttggttgctaatagtcttttcgttgctataaatgcaacaaaaataGTCTTTTAGTTGCTATAAATTGATTACAAAAGCCCGTTTTTCTTGTAGAATTCCCCATTATTCCAATAAAGGATACAATACCTCCTTCAATATATATTTGTCTCTCAAGTAACTCAGAATTGAATGAAGTTTAGTTTATTCACTTTGACCGACCCTCATCGACGGATTGGAATAGATTTGAGAGTTTGAAGTTGGAAAGTTGGAACATCGGATTTTCAGAGCAAGAGAAATGAAACCATGTTTCCCAAACATGTTAAACTTATTCTTACTAGTTTGGACCAAAGCAACCCGTCCAAGCTACActgtttactttttcttttttaatagtggatggGCTAGAGAGTGCGGAAAGTAAAGTGATCTGTAATAAAGCATCCATAGGAGAGAATGGTTGAGCCATTCTTTAGTTATGCTAGTTTTCAATGCATGTGCGCATCTATAAAATTGCTAAGAATTATCAAAACAGAGGATGTCAAAGAGTGTTTACTTCTTCTCATTAACCGAATGAATATTGACTTGCAAAATAATATGTACAAAGTATCCTATTTATAGAGCTTAAGATACAATCAAGTAGAGTATTCTAatactaactaactaactaacttaATTGACAAACTGGATTAGGAATTAATGAAGTCCCTTGTTTGGCTTCTTGGGATTTTCTTTCCAGTTCCTTGATATGGTTTTCTATATTCCAACACCTCCCCTCAAGATGAGAATGAATATTTATCATTCCCATCTTGCAAATGAAGTGATGAAAATTCAAAGATCCGAGAGGCTTAGTGAGGATATCTGCTATCTGATGCTTTGAAGGAATATGTATGATGTTGATAAGAGCCTCATGTAATTTCTCTCAAACAAGATGGCAATCGAGTTGAATGCGTTTTGTTCTTTCAGGGTGGACAAGATTAGAAGCAATTGCAGCTATTGGCTTATTGTCTGTATAAAGCAAGAGTATGCTGGATGTTTAGATCATTTATAAGGTATACTAGCCATTGGAGCTCACATGTAGTGGAGGCTAAAGCTCTATATTCCGACTCAGCAGAAGACCTACTCACTGTAGGTTGTTCTTTTGACTTCCATGAGATGAGTGAATCACCAATGAACACTGTAAAACCTGTGATACCTCTCCTTGAGTCGAGACATCCCCCCAAATCACTGTCTGAGTATACTTTCAAATGCAATGGTGATGTTGCATCCAAAAAAATACCTTGTCCAGGTGTGGCTTTAATGTACCTAAGTACTCTTTCAGCTACTTGAAGATGTAATGTACTAGGACTAGCCATGAATTGACTTAAAGCTTGGACTGAGTATGCCAAATCAGGCCTAGTAATGGTTAGATATAGGAGTCGACATACAAGTCTTTTGTAGGCAGCAACATCAGTTAAGGGTGGAGAAGAATCATTTGTGCTTAATTTGAGGTTGGATTCCATGGGACATGCCACTGGTTTGGAAGCAAAAAATCCACTATCTTGTAGTACATCGAGAGCATACTTCCTTTGACACAATACAATACCTTTCTTTGATTTTGCTACCTCAATGCCCAAAATATAGTTTAATTCACCCAAATCTTTAATTTTGAATGAATCATGCAAATACTTTTTGACAATAGCAATCTGCTCAAGATCATTGGATGCTAAGAtcacatcatcaacatagattAATAAAACCATGAAGCTATATGAAGTCTGCATAGTGAAGAGTGAAGAATCTGATTTGCCTTGAATGAACCTAAACTGAATTAATGAGGTTGACAGTTTTGAGAACCACTGTCTTGAAGCCTGTTTTAAGCCATACAAACTCTTTTTAAGTTTACAAACTCGTGGGTCATTAGGAGAAGCAAAACCAGGTGGTAATTGCATATAAActttctcatttaattctccATATAAGAAAGCATTATTTACATCAAGTTGATGTAAATACCAACCCTTTATTGCTGCCACAGCTAACAGCACTCTAATTATTGTCATTTGAGTTACAGGAGAATAGGTATACAAAAAAATCCAGTCCCTCTTGTTGAGTATATCTCTTAGCTACTAATCTAGTTTTGTATCTTTCAACACTGCCATCAACTTTGAACTTAACCAGGTAAGCCCATTTGCATCCTATGGCAAGATCccaagttttattaatttcaagagcttttatttattttgccaTAGCATGTTTCCATTCAGGTTGAGAGATGGcttgtttaaaagttttaagTTCAGATATAGTGGAAATAGCAGATACAAAGGCTTTATGTTTATGAGATAATTTGGAatcagaaagaaaagaaatgattgaGTAAGGCTTACCAGAAGAGCAACTAGGAGATGATTGTGCAGTTGAATAAGTCAAGTTGCCACAATAGTAATCTTGCAAATAAGTGGGAGGATGCCTAATTCTTTCAGACCTTCTCAGGTTTGTTAAGTCAGTATGTGAAGCATTGGAATCGATTGTGACAGAATTTATAACATTAGAATTGTGAGAAGAATTATTTGATACTGTATTTGGTGCTGTATGATCATATACTTGAGGAAAATTTGGAAAGACATAAGGGATATGAGGATGATCAGGAATAGATGGAAAAGCTGATTCATAGAAAGTAACATTTCTGGATACAAATGTTTTTAAAGTGTTTAAGTCTAGAACTTTGTATCCTTTAATGTTAGGTGGATAACctagaaaaatacatttaacaGCTCTAGGATGGAATTTACCTTGATGATTGGTAAGAGTATTTGCAAAGCATAAGCAACCAAATGCTTTGAAGTAATTGTAATTTGGTAAAGTAtgaaatagaagaaaatatgGTGTTTGATTATTGAGAATTAATGAAGGAGTTCTATTGATTATATGTGTGGCAGTTAACACACATTCAGACCAGTATGTTAAGGGTAATTTTGACTGAAATAAAAGAGCTCTTGCAACATTGAGTAGATGTTGATGCTTCCTTTCAGCtctaccattttgttgaggagtttatACACAAGATGATTGATGTTTGAtgccatattttttattatagaaaTCTAGCATATTGAATTCTTGACCATTGTCAGTCCGAATGGTTTGGACTTGTGTGttgaattgattttgaacatagGCAATGAAGTTGTTAATTAGAACTCGAGTAtctgattttgattttataagATATAACCAAGTAAATCTTGAATAGTCATCCACAACAGTAAGAAAAGATGACTAACCATAAGATTTTGTGGAAAAGGGGCCCCAAATATCAAAATGCACCAACTAAAAAGCTTTAATTGAATGAGTAGTTGATACAGAAAATGGAAGTTTCTTTTGTTTAGCTAATGGACAAACTTCACATATGTGATTATTTGAAGCTATTACAGAGGAATCAAAAGAATTGATGACTTTTATTCTAGAGTTTGGAAGGTATCCTAGCCTAAGATGCCAGATATCAGAAGTGGCATTACAAGCTTtagcaaaaataaaagatgaaccAATCGAATTAGACTTCTCAGTTTTTGTAACATTAGGTAAATGTTGTAAATGGTATAAACCTGACTTAACTTCAGCAAGCCCAATCATCTTCCATTTGTTAAGATCCTGCAAAACACATTTGGATTGGAAGAAGAACAAGCCAAGTGGGTTATATTTTGTCAATCTTGAAGCAGAAATAAGATTGAGATTGAACGCAGGAACATAAAGTGCATTATACAATGTTATGTCAGATGAAAGAATGACATTTCTAGTGAATACAACTGGAACAAATTAGCCATTTGGAAGATGGATTTGGAAGACTCAATGGGCAGTTTTATGGAGGTAAAAAAATTAGGACAAtggatcatatgatctgttgcccCGGTATCCAAAATCCAAGTAAAAGAATTCTGTGAATTAAATGCTGTATTGCAGGTTAAAGAAATACTTGAAGTTGTTGCAATATTAGCAACTAGAGTAGAAGTGATGTTTGAATCTGACAAGCTATTGGCATgaataattaagttttgaatTTGCTCTTGAGAGAAAATGTTGGTGGGATTACTTACATCCTGCTTCAAAGATGAAACATTATTTGCAATAGGGAACCGTGAAGTTTCATTTCCAGGATAAGTAGAGATGGATCTTTTGCCTCGAAGACCCTTCTAGCCAGGAGGATAACCAATGAGTTGAAAGTACTTATCTACTAAGTGACCAGAATATCCACAGTGGGAACATATTGCATCTGTTTTGCCTCTTTGTTTTTGAAATTTGCTAACATTTAGTGACTGTTGTCTTTGAGATTGTGTAGCAAACATGGCATGTGAGTCAAGGGATATACCAACAGTATTGCTTAATGATCTTTGGTTTTCTTCTTGCAGTAACAGAGAAAATACCTTGCTCATCGAAGGTAATGGAGATTGAGGCAGTAGCTGACTACGTAATGCTGAATAAGAATCATGCAAACCAACTAAGAATTTCATTACATAATCAACTTGTTGGCGCTTAGCTAAATTCTTCAAAATGTCACCAgaacatctttcaagatttcCACAATGACAAACTGGAAATGGACGGTAGCTAATTtattcatcccataaagttTTGAATTCACCGAAATATTCAGTGATAGACTTTGATGCTTGAGAAATAGAACTAAGTGATCTTTCCAACGTGAAAACTCTAGGGCCATCACTATGAAGATATCGAATCTTGAGTTCCTCCCAAATCTCGAAGGCACTTGTGAAATAAAGAAGACTTCCATGAATTTCTTTGGAAATCGAATTCATTAGCCAGGAAAAAACCAGATTGTTTGCCCTAAGCCAAGTAATTCGAAGTGTTTGGTCTTGAGAAGATGGTTGAGATAGGCTGCCATCAATAAAAGCAGTCTTGTTCTTCACTGTAAGTGCAATAGAGACAGAGCGACTCCATGCTAATTCTCTCCAGTTAAGATTTCAGAAACCAATAAAGCACCTGGATTATCAGATGGATGCAAGAAGTAGAAGCTTGAAGAATCATCAGAGGGATTGATTCTTGAAGAATTTGGGATGGGAGGATTAGAATTAGATTCTGCCATAGAAGCATATAGAGAGAACAAGATTGCAGCGGAAAGTACTTGATATGcgctgataccatgtaaaattgCTAAGAATGATCAAAACAGAGGATGTGAAAGAGTGTTTACTTCTTCTCATTAATAGAATGAATATTGACTTGCAAAATAATCTGTACAAGGTATCCTATTTATAGAGCTTAAGATACAATCAAGTAGAGTATTCTGATACTAACTAACAAACTAACTTAACTGACAAACTGGATTAGGAATTAATGAAGTCCCTTGTTTGGCTTCTCGGGATTTTCTTTCCAGTTCCTTGATATGGTTTTCTATATTCCAACAGCATCGTTTGAGAAAAGGTTGATAGAGAGCAAGAATTTCTATTTGGTTGACGCCTCTAGTGTTAGCGACGTCTTTGAAGACTCTTTTCGTGCGGTTATCATTCTTTGAAATACTGGTATAGGCAAAAGTTTTGTTAACAAGCAGTGTTTAAAATGTAGTATTTGAAACTTTGAATCGGTGCTTTTCTTGTTATAGGTTTAGTGGTCATTTTTATGCCTGCGTAGTGCCGAACGAATGCCCttggcatgcatatatatatttgaaattttcgCCGCCAAGTCTATTTTGTTGTTGTGCTACCTCCTTCCTCCAGTCTCATaaatctgcatgcatgcatcaaaaTAGAATGTTGCAACTTAGGCCAAATGAAGTAGTATTATTATCGAATGTTATGACTTCTAATAAGTACCAAGTGATACAACAAGTTAAGCTATTGATCTAGATGTTTATAAACTCGTCACTTTTCATGAGTTTAAAAATTTGGGAAGTAGtgattaatctcaaaataacaGAATCAGTTTATGACCCATATAAGCCAtacattattaaatttattgtaaATGCTTCAAGATACAATAATCTGAAACTTTATACCACAAAAGCTTcatattgaataatttttttttttaaaagatggtggtactccaattttattgatagccctCACTTATAATAGAGGAATACCGCGGTTATATCTTGACACCTGGGGgttataaatgttaaaaaaaaaaacaaacccagaCATCCAAACAAACTAGAAAATTAAAACACTATACATTACAtcgggaaaaaagaaaaatgccaaAAGCAACAATGATGaagataaacaaaaataaaataaaagacaagaCAAACTAACTTGTAACCAAAACTGTTATTTCTGGCGAAGAATGTGTAAACCAGCTTTATCCATACGAACAGCTCCCAGAATATCTTTCAGTAGACAGTGAATGGACTCAAAGAAAACCTGATTATCACTAGAACTCAATATGGCAAGTCTGTTAGCTACGTGATTTATTTCTCGAAAAGAGTGGGAGATTCTTATCACTATCGAGCTTGCTATCATTTTAGCTTGTTTTTAGTAAGCGTGACACCACCACCGGACATGCCCACCTCTATCCCAACATTAAACCACAAGTTTAAAATTAGTTTCAAGTTCAACATAAGTTATATTCGTCCATACACAAATGATCAGCCCATCTGATAACACTCAAATCTCAACAATATTATTTGAACTAATAACATAATGTTTGGTAAAAGCACAAATGATATGACCCTTCGTATCTCTACAAATTCCTCCCTCTCCGATTCTTCCTAGGTTCCTGCTGTTACTACCATCCACATTTAGTTCCATAAAGTTCCATGTCAACCGCATCCATTGCAAAAATTGAACTTCTTTTTTCCTTATAGGCATAATCTGTAAGTTGAATTGCTGTAAGATAGTACTATCTGAAGCCTTTATGAACTTTTCATTCGATTTATTATATAAGAATTGAGCTAGAAAGTGCTTGATTTTATTGTATACTTGCTCCCCTAAATCCATAGTCCCCTCCAAGCGGGATTTACTTATGAAAATCCAGAGAAACCAGCTGAAAATAGACAGTAGAATACCGATCACCACATTGATATGAGAAACCGCTTGAGCCTTAGATAACCACTGATGTATTCCCCCCTGCCAAATGTACGAGCTGGCCCAATATTCTGCCCTAGAGTAGATTCAAATAGCATCTAGACATATGGGAAAGTCTCACCAGTCAAAAGCACCCAATCTCCTCCCACAGACTtccctcattttctctctcttgccCCTACAAACTCCGTCATGTTTTTGAGTTTTCTCATCTAGTGCTTGCCAAGCAGTGGTGAACCCTTGCTGTAAATCATCTCCATCACTGGTAAGCCTTCCCACTGACTCTCTATTTCCAGATTTGCACACTCAAATTCTCACACACTCATATTTatttctcaccaattttcacTCATGCACACAGAGCCCCTTTCAAGTCCTCTTACACTCTTCATTTCACTGTGACCCACAATTTTTCCCACTCAAGACTTATATTGCAGAGCATAGTCGTTTCTTTTGGATTGTAATATCACAGTGGGTTACTCGGCCTCGAGTTGGATCTCCCTTATTGTTTTTTCTCCCCATTGCAAGCCGTGAGAAATCACAAATAATTGAGAGTTTGTGCATTACTATCATCCTTGTACTACCGTGAAATTCCCTCACCGACCTAAGTAATGTCTTCCTTCAAGATCAGCTATGGATGTACATTACTATTGCTcgagtgtatttttt
This is a stretch of genomic DNA from Carya illinoinensis cultivar Pawnee chromosome 15, C.illinoinensisPawnee_v1, whole genome shotgun sequence. It encodes these proteins:
- the LOC122297447 gene encoding putative laccase-9, translating into MELINKMGLLFGFVGILFLDGMLLCTAKNIHHYSFILKETNFTRLCTTKSMFTVNGQWPGPTIHVRKGDTAFVNVHNNGKYGVTIHWHGVKQPRNPWSDGPENITQCPIKPGTNFTYEVIFSDEVGTLWWHAHSGWSRATIHGAIVILPENETAYPFPTPDAEQVLLFAEWYNVDVKEIIDNATATGADPRISDAYAINGQPGFPNNCSNETTYRFPVQYGKTYILRVVHAGMNEELFFGIAKHNLTVVARDGAYLKPITTDYVVITPGQTMDILLTADQDPNYYYMAATPFVDAVVPYDSSNTSAILQYAGNYTPPSSPPYPSLPNVTDRAAADNFTTRIRALASIEHPINVPTKIDTKMLITVSINEIFCANESCGGPNGNRLSASLNNISFVTPAIDILQAYYRNLTNVFKEDFPGMPLYVYNFTGDVGNNTLYPTLGTNITIMEYGTAVEIVFQGTNVQTAESHPMHLHGFSFYLVGTGSGNFNETTSPETYNLVDPPEVNTISVPKNGWATVRFIANNPGAWFMHCHFERHASWGMDTVIIVKNGPTNETSVLPILPANLPICS